Genomic window (Jeotgalibaca ciconiae):
AAAAATTACGAATGTGGTTAATAGAAAATCAATATAACATTATAGCTGAACAAATCATTTCGGAAAATAATAAAATTTATGAAATCATCGTTGCAGAACCAGCAGACGAGCTGCCAAACTACGCTGAAGAAGATTTTGTTTTTGGAAGATTTTTGCGGAAAGAAAAGAGTAAGGTGTTTGTTGAAAAATGGCAAAACGAATATGAAAAATATGAATATATTTTAAATAGTTTAGACCATTCGCAAAGAGATGTTTCAGATAAAAAAATAGAGGTCAAAAAAATAATGAAAAAAATCAAGGAGGAGATTTCATGAAAACTCTTATCGGATTTGATTTTGTGAAACACTTTGAGAAAGAAGTCCCTCTTTGGTTAGCTGAGGATGGAGATCCAGTAGGTTTACATGTCGGTGATCTTTCAAAAACCATAAAAAAAATTATGGTTACTCTAGATGTGCGGCCAGAAGTGGTTCAAGAAGCAATTGAAAAAAACATAGACTTCATATTAGCACACCATCCGCCTATCTACAGTCCTATTGCTCGTTTAGATTTAGCTAATCCCCAAATAAAAATGTATGCTGATTTAATGAAGAATGATATTACCGTATATGCAGCGCATACCAATCTAGATAACGCAAATGGTGGTATGAATGATTGGCTGGCAGATCAATTAGGGTTAAACGATGTAGAAATAATGGATGTGAGTAAAACCATTTGTCTAAAACGTCTGGCTGTCTATGTTCCCGAAACACACGCAGAAGTTGTCAGGCAAGCAATTACTTCAGCAGGCGCTGGAAAGATAACCGATAACTATAAAGATTGTTCTTACACTTTAGAAGGAATTGGTCGCTTTACTCCTGTGAATGAAGCGGACCCTACTATTGGAGAAGTTGGAAAGCCAGAAAAAGTAATGGAAGAGAAAATAGAAGTGATTCTCGAAGAAGAGAAACTCACCACTATTCTTGAAGCGATGTATCAAGCACATCCTTATGAAGAACCTGTTTTTGAAACCTACTCGGTTGACCAAAAACAAGCAGAAACGTTTGGCTTAGGCAGAGTAGGGAATTTAGAAAAAGAGATGAATTTAAAAGATTTCGCTAAACATGTGAAAAAATCTTTTAAAGTAGACGGCTTACGAGTGATTGCGCCTCAGAATGACCTTAATAAAAAGATACGTAGAGTAGCCCTCTGTGGCGGAGATGCTGGAAAATACTATCCGAAA
Coding sequences:
- a CDS encoding Nif3-like dinuclear metal center hexameric protein is translated as MKTLIGFDFVKHFEKEVPLWLAEDGDPVGLHVGDLSKTIKKIMVTLDVRPEVVQEAIEKNIDFILAHHPPIYSPIARLDLANPQIKMYADLMKNDITVYAAHTNLDNANGGMNDWLADQLGLNDVEIMDVSKTICLKRLAVYVPETHAEVVRQAITSAGAGKITDNYKDCSYTLEGIGRFTPVNEADPTIGEVGKPEKVMEEKIEVILEEEKLTTILEAMYQAHPYEEPVFETYSVDQKQAETFGLGRVGNLEKEMNLKDFAKHVKKSFKVDGLRVIAPQNDLNKKIRRVALCGGDAGKYYPKAIQKEADVYITGDVYYHTAHDMQAAGLVVVDPGHHIEKVCIPKLREMLTEWKKELSWDVEIIPSTVNTNPFIFDNQL